In Gordonia phthalatica, one genomic interval encodes:
- a CDS encoding amino acid ABC transporter permease — MSTLWESMGPALWPAFWITIKLTFYSAIGSLIWGVLLAGMKVSPVPVMRGFATVYVNVVRNTPLTLIIIFCSIGLYQNLGLALAPDNATFIESNNFRLAVLGFILYTSTFVCETLRAGFNTVPIGQAEAARSLGLSFPQVFGLIVLPQALRTVIAPLGSVLIALTKNTTIASVIGVSEAALLMKSELETNGDQILVIFAIIAVGFMIITLSEGAFFGWAAKRWAVKR; from the coding sequence ATGTCCACACTGTGGGAGAGCATGGGCCCGGCACTGTGGCCCGCGTTCTGGATCACCATCAAACTGACCTTCTACTCGGCGATCGGCTCCCTGATCTGGGGCGTGCTCCTCGCCGGCATGAAGGTGTCCCCCGTCCCGGTGATGCGCGGCTTCGCGACGGTCTACGTCAACGTCGTCCGCAACACCCCGCTCACGCTGATCATCATCTTCTGCTCCATCGGCCTGTATCAGAATCTCGGACTGGCCTTGGCTCCGGACAATGCGACGTTCATCGAGAGCAACAACTTCCGGCTCGCCGTGCTCGGCTTCATCCTCTACACCTCGACGTTCGTGTGCGAGACGCTCCGAGCCGGTTTCAATACCGTGCCGATCGGTCAGGCGGAGGCCGCCCGCTCACTCGGGCTGTCGTTCCCGCAGGTGTTCGGACTCATCGTCCTGCCGCAGGCGTTGCGCACGGTGATCGCACCGCTCGGCTCGGTCCTGATCGCCCTCACCAAGAACACGACGATCGCCTCGGTGATCGGCGTCAGTGAGGCCGCGTTGCTGATGAAGTCGGAGTTGGAGACCAACGGCGACCAGATCCTGGTGATCTTCGCGATCATCGCCGTGGGCTTCATGATCATCACGCTCTCCGAGGGAGCCTTCTTCGGCTGGGCGGCCAAGCGATGGGCGGTCAAGCGATGA
- a CDS encoding amino acid ABC transporter permease: MSNQSTVLYDAPGPRARARNRITAVVFVVIVVAALGYMVSVLADNGQFAAEKWDPFTVGGTWTTWILPGLWGTLKAAFVSIVLALIIGAFLGIGRMSDHKWVRMVSGFIVEVFRALPVLILMFFAYFLFAKYAVVPSSQLSFAAVVFGLTLYNGSVIAEILRAGIQAVPRGQSEAAQSIGLRKSQMMRMILLPQAVTAMLPALISQMVIALKDSALGYAFGYIEVVRSGIVSASYWGNYLPSLVVVAIIMIVINFCLTGFANYLERRLRRGRRKTNAPDPDVAELETMENVPGFNKIG, from the coding sequence ATGAGCAACCAGTCGACTGTTCTGTACGACGCTCCCGGCCCACGGGCCCGGGCACGCAATCGGATCACCGCCGTCGTCTTCGTCGTCATCGTGGTGGCGGCGCTCGGGTACATGGTCTCCGTGTTGGCCGACAACGGTCAGTTCGCCGCCGAGAAGTGGGACCCGTTCACCGTCGGCGGCACCTGGACCACCTGGATTCTTCCCGGACTGTGGGGAACACTGAAGGCCGCGTTCGTCTCGATCGTCCTGGCATTGATCATCGGAGCGTTCCTCGGTATCGGGCGCATGTCCGACCACAAGTGGGTTCGCATGGTCTCCGGGTTCATCGTGGAGGTCTTCCGCGCACTCCCGGTGCTGATCCTGATGTTCTTCGCGTACTTCCTGTTCGCCAAGTACGCGGTGGTGCCGTCGTCGCAGCTGTCGTTCGCCGCGGTCGTCTTCGGTCTGACCCTGTACAACGGTTCGGTGATCGCGGAGATCCTCCGCGCAGGCATCCAAGCCGTTCCGCGCGGACAGAGTGAAGCCGCTCAGTCGATCGGTCTGCGGAAGTCGCAGATGATGCGGATGATCCTGCTCCCCCAGGCGGTCACCGCCATGCTGCCCGCGTTGATCTCACAGATGGTCATCGCCTTGAAGGACAGCGCACTGGGCTACGCCTTCGGCTACATCGAGGTGGTCCGGTCCGGCATCGTCTCGGCGTCGTACTGGGGCAACTATCTACCGTCCCTGGTGGTCGTGGCGATCATCATGATCGTCATCAACTTCTGCCTCACCGGATTCGCCAACTACCTGGAACGCCGGCTCCGTCGAGGCCGACGCAAGACCAATGCGCCGGACCCCGACGTCGCCGAGCTGGAGACCATGGAGAACGTTCCGGGGTTCAACAAGATCGGCTAG